Within the Halobaculum limi genome, the region CGTCTCGTACTTCTCGATAGCCTCCGCGAGTGCCTCGTCGGCGTCGACGTCGAGCGAATTACACAGCGACAGCAACGAGAACAGGGCGTCCCCGAGTTCGTCCGTCTCGACTGCCAACTTCTCCGGGTGTTCGCCGTACGTGGTCGACTTGGCGGCGTCGCCGGCGATTTCGCCCACCTCGCTCGCCAGGTCGAGCGCCTGATACGCCGGTCGACCCTCGAACCCGTGACGGTCGAAGAAGGCGGCGACGCGGTCTTGTGCGTCCATAGCGACGACACCGCGCGGAGCGGCAAAAGCGGTCGTGGTCGGATCGCCTACCCGCGAAGCCGTCTGAGCAGTCCAGAGAGGAATCCGCCCGAGCGCCGGTCGGGCAGGTCGTCCCACAGCGCGAACGCGGCGACGACGTCGGCCTCCCGGCTGGCAACGGCGTCCTCCTCGTCGGGCGCGACGACGCCGAGATTGATCTCGTAGTGGCCGTAGTAGCCGAGTTTCAGGAGTTGGCGCTCGCGGAAGTTGACGACGAACTCCCGTACGTCGTTGGGGATAGTCGGTGCGACCAGCACGAACGAGAAGTCCGTCCCGAAGTGTTCTTCGTGGCCGTCGACGCGGTCGTCCGCGAGTGCGTGGCCCAGTTCCACGAGGCGTTCGAGGTCGCGCACGCTGACCGAGTCGACGCGGCGAGCGAACAGGTGCTCGTCGCTGTGGTGGTTGGCGTAGTCGAGCGACGGGTGGAAGAACTCCTTTTGCGACCGAATCCGCATCGTGCCGTAGAGGTCGAACGGCTCACCCCGTGCGCGATAATCGCGCTTCAGGTCGTAGTTGAACATCAGCCGGTCGCTCACGCGGTCGAGGTACTCGTCGTCCCAGACGGGGACGTTCTCGTAGGCGTCGCCGTCGAGGATGCGCCCCTCGGCGTCGGTTCGGTACTCCTCGTCGTCGCCGGCGGCCGCTGGCGTCACGCCGCCGCCGACGCTGTCGTCCGAAGACGACTCGCCGCCGTGCTCCTCCTCGCTCATCTCACGCCTCCGGGTCGTACGCGTGCACGTCGTCGACGGCGGGTGCACCGACAGCGAGCGTCGTCACCGCGCCGTCGGCATCCTCGGGGTTGTGTGCGCGCTGGGGGCTGTCGGGTTCGACCGCGAACAGCGAGCCCTCCGGCACCTCGAACGTGCCCTCGGGCGTCTCAACGTGTAGCGTTCCCTCGACGACGTAGAACAGTTCTTCCTGGTCGTCGTGGTAGTGGTACGCCAACGGGATATCCTCACCCGGTTCCGCGCGGAACCAGTTGGCCGCCATCTCCTCGAAGCCCGCGGCCTCGCTGACGCGCCGCAGGTCACACGGGCGGTCCGGCACCGACTCTAACTCGTCGGGGGTCACGACGTGGTATCCCATACCTCGCGCGTGGTGGACCGATGTGAAAAGCCCGTCGTCCGCTCTGGACGCCCGCCTCACTTCCGTAAGTGTCGTATTCGAGGCCGAGACGGGTCGAGAGACCAGGGATTTATCATCGTCGTCCACGAGAGTACTGACAGTACCTATGGGATTCGGCGAACAGGAGGCGTGCGGACGATGTTCGATGACGACGGTCGTCGACGCGACCGAAGACGAATCGGACGCCGACCGTGACCCGTTCGGCGACGAGCGAATCGAACTCGACGACGACACCCTCCGTCGCGTCTCGCCGGGCGCGTGGCTCGGGGCGGCCGTCTCGAAACTCGACGACCTCGCGACGAATCTCACCTACGGACGACGCTGAACTTTCACACTCCTGCCGCGTCGATTTGTCCTGTCGCGGACGACGGAGAGACGTTTATCACTGTCCACCTCGTACGCCGGCCGTAATCCCAATGGAAGAGAGCATCTCCGGGTTCAAGGTCCGTGGCGAGTGGGGCGACGCCGTCGAACACGGCGAACGCATCACTCGGGCCCTCCACGAAGCCGGCGCTCCGGAGGGCCACCGTGACGCCTTCGAGGCGTGGGACGAGTGGCGACCGAAGGCGCACGAACGACTCAACAAAGACGTCAGCGAGAAGACCGCGGCACAGGCCAGCGTCGCCGAGGGGAGGGGCGAGCGAGAAGGGAAAACACCCGAGGAGGACCTCCAGACCGCGGGTGAGAAACTCTCCGAGTCGTACGAGCGCGTCGAGAACGGCGATAACGACGGCGCGCTCGACTCCTGGCGCGACTCCATCGGCCACGTCGCACGGGCGGCCGACTCCGCGGGACGCAAGGCGATGCGGAAGTTCGAGAACACCGTCTACCAGCGCGTGATGACGCAACTCGCGCCGTACTACTTCGACAACGAACTCGTCTCCGCGAACATCCAGAAGTCGACGCGGGGCGACGCTGGGCCGGAGTTCGTCTTCGAGGTGAACGTCAACGACGACGACCTGAAGGGAGCGGTCTCGGAGCGACTCTCGACGTACGAAGACGACGTCGACCGCTGGCACGTCGACACGCCGAAGGTGGTCGAGTCGGCGGAGGCCGCCGAAGGGGCCGAGCCACCGCCAGACACGGTCGAAGACGGAACAGATGGGGAGTCGACCCCGACGACGAACTGAGGCCGTTCGTCGGCCGTGTCGGTCGGCGTCGGGGTCGAAGATTCCTACGACGAACTGAGGTCGTCTCTCGGCCGAGTCGGTCGGCGCTCGTTTACGTCGCCTCGACCGGTTCTTTCAACTCTACCCGATAGCCGAACGGGTCGCGGACGTACACTGCCCCGGCCTCTCCGGTCGCACCGAGAGGGCTGTCGAGTTCTTGTTCCACGTCGATTCCGGCGGCCGCGAGCGTTTCCTTCACCGATTCGACGTCCTCCTCGACGACGAGTGCGACGTGGTCGTAGTTCGTCGCCTCCGGCGAGTCGAACTCGTCGGTCGGCCACAGGTGGATGACGTGCGCGGGTGCGAGTCGGACGTCGAAGAACGGCTTCTCGCCCGCCTCGAAGCGGTCGACGCCCTCCAACTCGAAGCCGAGTGCGTCGGCGTAGAAGGTGCGGGCGTCGGCGAGGCCGTCGGCAGGGATACGGAGGTTCACGTGGTCGATAGAGCGGACGTTCACAGCGTATCGTGGTGTCGCGGAGGCAAGAAAGATAACGGCGGCCCACGGACGACCCGCTATGAGCCCGCTCGAAGTCGACGCCGGCGAACTCACCGCCGAGGAGATCATCGAGGCCATACGCGAGGGCCGTCGTGTCGTCGTGACCGCCGACCTGTTCGGGAGCGAGCGGCGACTCACCCTCCGCCACGACGGCGAGACGTTCTACTGCGACACGCCGACGCGCCTGCACAAACACCAAGAGGAGGCGGAGATGCTCGCGTGCATCGAGAAGATGGGCTACGCGCGGACGCCCGACGCCGTCGAGTCGGATACAGAAGACTGACTGCGACCCTCTGATCGGAACGCAGACGACTGGGAGCCTCAGACAGCCGTCCCGGTCGCCGCGACCGCCGGGCTTTATTCGCGGCGACCGCGTCTGGTAGCGGTATGAGCGACACGCCGGATATGGAGGACCTCATCGACTCGCAGGACCCCAGTTTCGGGCACGTGATGGCGTGCGTCTTCGGCATCCAAGAACACGAGAGCCGGACGTATCTCCGTCTACTGGAGAACCCCGGCAGCACCGTGGAAGAACTCGCAGACGTCCTCGACCGCGACCGCTCGAACGTGAATCGGTCGCTGACGACGCTGTTGGAGAAGGGACTCGCAGCGCGCGAGCGCCGCCTGCTCGACCCCGGCGGCTACGTGTATCAGTACACGGCGACGCCGTTACCGGAGGCGAAGGAACTCCTCCACGAGTCGCTCGATGAGTGGGCCGAGACGGTCCACGGCGTCATCGAGGAGTTCGGCGACGAGGAGTAGGCGACCCCGGCCCAGGTCGTCGTCGGCCGCCGTCGCGCACCGCTCACGGGTCACTCCGCTCCCCGTTCGCGTTCTCGCGGTCTCGCTCGCTCGACCGTGCTGGCACTACCCGCCACGAACGGCCGACTTTTAGGTGGTGAGACCAACCCACTCGCTATGAGCCTCGCCCTCGATGCGCCCACGCAGGAGGCACCCACCGTCGCCGACGACGGCGTCTGGCTGGAGTGTATCGCCTGCGGCGCGCAGTTCGCGCCGTTCGACGACGTTCGATTCACCTGTGACGACTGCGACGGACTGCTGGAAGTCCGCTACGCCGACCCGCCCACGTTCGACGACTTCGCCGGCGAAGGAGTCTGGCGGTACTCGGCCGCCCTCCCGTTCGAGGAGGGCGTTTCGCTTCCCGAGGGGCACACGCCGCTCCACGAGGTGCCGCGCCTCCGCGAGGACATCGGCGTCAATCGTCTCCGGATCAAACACGAGGGGATGAACCCGACGGGGTCGTTCAAGGATCGCGGAATGACCGTCGGCGTCCGCGTCGCGAAGGAACTCGGCGTCGGCCGCCTCGCGTGCGCCTCGACGGGCAACACCTCTGCCGCCCTCGCCGCCTACGGCGCACGCGGCGGGATGGAGACGCTCGTCCTCCTCCCCGCCGGGAAAGTCGCCGCCGGGAAGGTCGCACAGGCGAGCCTCCACGACGCCCGGATTCTGGAGGTCGACGGCAACTTCGACGACTGCCTCGACATCGTGCAGGATCTGGCCAACCGCGGCGAGGTGTACCTCCTCAACTCCCTCAATCCGTTCCGCTTGGAGGGGCAGAAGACCATCGGCTTCGAGATTCTCGAGGAGTTCCGTGACGACTACGGCCGCTTCCCCGACCGCATCGTCCTGCCCGTCGGCAACGCGGGCAACACCTCCGCGCTGTTCAAGGCGTTCCGCGAACTCGTCGCCGCCGGCGCGATGGACCCCGACGACGTGCCCGCGCTGACCGGCGTGCAGGCCGCCGGTGCCGCACCGATGGTCGAGGCAATCGAGGAGGGCAACGACGAAGTACGACGCTGGGACTCAGTCGAGACGCGCGCGACCGCCATCCGCATCGGCAACCCAGTGAACGCGCCGAAGGCGCTCCCGGGCATCCGCCAGACCGGCGGCACCGCCGTCGCCGTCGACGACGACGCCATCACCGAGGCGCAACGCGACCTGGCACGCGAGGGCGTCGGCGTCGAACCCGCCTCCGCGGCGTCGGTCGCCGGTCTGCGGAAACTGCGCGAACAGGGCGTCGTCGACGCCGACGAGGACGTGGTGTGTCTCACGACCGGCCACCTGCTGAAAGACCCCGACGCCGCCTACGAGGCCGGCGGCGACCCCGAGCCCGTGGCGAACTCGACGGATGCGGTGCTGAAGCACATCGGCGCAGAGTGAGCCGTCGCTGTAGGTGACGCAAGCGCACCCCCGGTCGACCGAACGCTTCACGTAGCGCTGTCGAGTGGTCGGCGTCGTGTCCGACCGCACCGACCGACTGCTCGCCCTCCACGTCGTGTTGCTCGCGCTGTTGACCGTCTCACAGACGACCACCGTCCCGCGGAATCAACTCCTAGGAACGATCGGAGTGACTGCCGGAGCCATCGCTATCGTGTACGCGGTCGTCGAGTTGGTTCGCGCGTCCTGATGGCGCTACGCTTCTGTCTCAGAAGCCGGACCCGATCTGTAGCGACGCGACCCGGACGTACACCGAGCGCGACAACGAGTGAGAAAACGGGCGAGCGGCTGTGAAACGTCCTCAGCGGCCGTTTTCGGCGTCGTCGAGAACGATCCGAGTGACCGAGATGATCCGTGAGTCGTCGAGGAGTCGGTCGACCGCCTCGTCGGGGACCGGGTCGTCGAGGTTGTAGACGGTAAGCGCCTCGCCGCCGATGGTCTCGCGGCCGTTGAACATCCCCGCGATGTTCACGTCGGTGTCGCCGAGGACGCTCCCGATGAGGCCGATGACGCCGGGTTCGTCGCGGTTACGAGCGACGAGCATCTGCCCGTACGGGCGGGCGTCGACGCGGTAGCCGTCGATGCGGACGATACGCGGGTCGTCGCCCGCGAACAGCGTTCCGCAGACGGACATCTCCGTGTCGCCGTCTTTCACCGTCACCGTGACCAGACTCTGGAAGTCTTCGGCCTGCCGGGTCTTGCTCTCGGTCACCTCGATGCCGCGGTCTTTCGCCAGTTGCGGGGCGTTGACCGCGTTCACCTCGTACTCCAGCGGCGAGAACACGCCTTTGAGTGCGCTGGCGGTGACCAGGTCGACCTTCTCGGCGGCGATGTCGCCCTCGTAGTGGACTTCGACGCCGGAGATACGCTCACCGAGCAACTGGGCGGCGATTTTCCCGGCGGTCTCTGCCACGTCGAGGTACGGTTCGATGCGCGGGAACGCCGACTCGTCGACCGAGGGAGCGTTCAGGGCATTGACCACGGGGTCGTCCTCGAACGCCGCGAGCACCTGTTTCGCGGTGTCGACGGCGACGTTCTCTTGGGCCGCCTCGGTGCTGGCACCGAGGTGGGGCGTCGTGATGACCTCGTCGACGTCGAGCAACGGCGAGTCCGCGGGGAGCGGTTCCTCCGCGAACACGTCCAGCGCCGCACCGGGGACCGGGCCGTTCTCGACGGCCTCGGCAAGTGCCGCCTCGTCGACGATGCCGCCGCGCGCGCAGTTGATAAGGTACGCGTCGCCCATCGTCTCCAGTTCCTCCGTGCCGATCATCCCCTCCGTCTCGGGGAGCAGCGGCGTGTGGATGGTGACGAAGTCCGCGCGGGCGAGACAGTCGTCGAGGTCGTCGACGAGTTCCGCGCCGAACTGCGCGGCGCGTTCCTCGTTGATGTAGGGGTCGTAGACGACCAGATCCATCCCCAGCGAGTCGAGCCGCTTGGCGACTTCTTGGCCGACGCGCCCCAGGCCGACGATGCCGAGCGTCTTGTTGTTCACCTCGCGCCCGAGGTAGTCGCCCTTCGCCCACTCGCCGTCCTTCAGGCGGCCGTGCGCCTGTGGGATGGAGCGGGCAGCGGCGAACGTCATCGCGACGGTGTGTTCGGCGGCCGCGCGGACGTTCCCCTCGGGTGCGTTGGCGACGACGACGCCGTGGTCGGTCGCCGCCTCAATGTCGATGTTGTCGACGCCGATGCCGGCGCGGCCGACGATGACCAGTTCGGGGGCCGCCTCGAACACCTCGGCGGTCACCTCCGTCCCCGACCGGACGACGAGCGCGTTCGCGTCCGCGACCGCCTCCAGCAGGGCGTCGCCCTCCAGATCGTAGCCCGTGACGACCTCGTGGCCGGCGTCTCGCAGCGTTTCGATCCCCGCGTCTGCGATGGGGTCCGTGACGAGTACCTTCATAGGCGGTCGGAATAACGGCGCGTGGGTAAGGCTTTCCACGTCGGCGTAACTCGCCCGACAGAGTGATCCACAAATTCGGATCGTCAACCCCCTCGTTTCGGGTGGAGATATCATAGTTATGGGGAAGAGACAAGTTGGCACACCAACGCGGTCCCCGCCGGAGGAATCGCCCGAGTCGGGGAGTTGAAGCCGCGCGGGACGAAGGGTGAGCTATGACACGACTCGTTGCGTTCGACTTCGACGGGACGCTCTCGGACTCGGAGATGACGGTCTTGCTCGGCGAGCGATGTGGCGTCGCCGACGAGATGGCCGATATCACCGAGCGAGCGATGAACGACGAACTCAGTTACGCCGAGAGCCTGCGCAAGCGGGCGAGCCTCCTCGAACATCTCGAAACGGAGGAGGCGGAGGTGGCGTTCGATCAGGTAGAACTACGCGAGGGCGCGGCGGGCGTCATCGAGCGTCTGCGCGACCGCGGTCACTACGTCGCCATCTTCACCGGCGGCTTCGAACGCGGCGTCGCGAGCGCTCTCGACCGCGCGGGCGTCGAAGTGGACGAGATCGTCGCCAACCGCCTGCCCGTCAAGGGTGGTCGCCTCACGGGCGAGGTGGAGGGACCGCTCATCGAGGGGACGAAAGACGAACAGTTGGAGCGCGTCGCGGGCGAACGGGACACCCCGATGACGCGGACCGTCGCCGTCGGCGACGGCGCGAACGACCTCCCGATGCTGGAGGTGGCGGGCCTCGCCGTCGGCTACGAGCCGAAACCGGCGGTCGAACCCGCGTGTGACGTGGTCGTGGAGTCGATGTTCGAACTCGCGGACCTGTTCGAGAACGAGGGCATCCTCGTGCCGGACGTACAGCACGAACGGTAACTGGCCGACTGCGGCGGAGCCGCCACCCCCGCGACCGATCGCTCGTCGCCGGAACCGTCGTGTGGGTTCATTCCGATGGCGCGAGATGTAGTAGCTATGCTCAGAACCATCCTCACCGCGGTCTGTACGCTCGAAGTCGTCGCCCCGAAGACACTCGTCGCCGCCGCCGAACGACTCGCACTCGACAACCCCGAGGAGTGCGACTGGCGGTCGTGGGTGCTTCCGGGTGCGCGACTCGAAGGGCTACTCATCCTCTGGTCGATGTGGCGAAGCGACGCGTCGTACGCGTCGTTCAAGCGCTTCCTCGGGGTCATCGGCGTCCTCGCGCTGCTGTACCCGCGTGCGTACGTCGACTACGGATCGTCGCTCGCGTACACCAGTGACTCTACCCCCGAGTGGAAGCCGTGGGTGTACACGGGAACGCGAATCGTCGGCCTCCTCTACGTCCTGATCGCAGTTGGAGAACTCCGCCGCGGATCGTAGTCTGAATGGGAAGCGTCGGCACGCTCCGATGGATTCACGCGAGCGCCGGTCCAAGCGCGGGCAATGAGTACGCCCGCTGAGGTCGACGCAGACGACCTCCGCTACGCCGACCCGGACAACCCGTATCTGGTCGACCCGGACACCGAGTTCACGCCGGTCAAGGACTTCGACGCGGACGCCGCCGCAGACGAGGCCGACCTGCTCCGCGCGGCCATCCGTGAACACGACCACCGCTACTACGCCCGGAGCGACCCGCTCATCGCCGACCGGACGTACGACGCGCTGTTCGCGCGGTTAGAAGAACTGGAGGACGCGTTCGACCTCGCCGCCGACGACTCTCCGACGCGTCGCGTCGGCGGCGGCACCCTCGACGAACTCGGGACGGTCGAACACGCCGCGCCGATGCTCTCTATCGATCAGTCGGGCGAGGCCGAAGACGTCCGCGAGTTCGACCGGCGCGTACGGCGGGAACTCGCCCGAGGTGGAGACGGTGAGTCCGCCGAGGTGGTCGACGATGTCGACTACTCCTGTGAGCCGAAGTTCGACGGCCTCTCGGTGGAAGTCGTCTACGAGGACGGCCGCTACGTGCAGGCGGCCACCCGTGGCGACGGCCGCACGGGCGACGACGTGACCGAGCAAGTGCGCACCATCTCCTCGGTCCCGGAGCGACTCGCCGGCGACCCGCCGGCGACGCTGGCGGTGCGCGGAGAGGTGTTCATCCCACGCGACGCGTTTCAGGAACACAACCGTGAGCGCGTCGAGGAGGGCAAGGAGCCGTTCGCAAACCCCCGCAACGCCGCCGCCGGGACGCTGCGGCAACTCGACCTCGACGCGGTCGCCGACCGACCGCTGGACTGCTTCTTCTACGACGTCCTCGGATGGGACGCGGATGCGGGCGGTCCGGACCACCCCGACACCCACCTCGCGGAACTCGACGCCCTGCGCTCGTTCGGCCTGCACGTCAACGACCGGGCGGAACTGGCCGCCGACATCGAGGCGGCCATCGACTACCGCGACCGCCTGCTGGCCGAGCGTGAGGACCTCAACTACGAGATAGATGGCACCGTGATCAAGGTGAACGACCGTGCGGCCTGCGAGCGATTGGGGACGAAATCCCGCTCGTATCGCTGGGCATTCGCGTACAAGTTCCCCGCCCGCCACGAGGTGACAACGGTGGAGGATATCGTCGTGCAGGTCGGGCGAACGGGCCGGTTGACCCCCGTAGCCCTGCTGGACCCAGTCGACGTGGGCGGCGTCACCGTCTCGCGGGCGACGCTGCACAACCCCGACGAGATAGCCTCACTCGGCGTCAACGTCGGCGACGAGGTGCGGGTGAAGCGCGCGGGCGACGTGATTCCACAGGTCGCCGAGGTGGTCGAATCCCACAGCGACACGGCCTACGAGTTCCCCGGCGAGTGTCCCGTCTGCGGGAGCGAAGTGGAGCGCGACGGCCCCCTCGCGTTCTGCCCGAACGGCCTCGCGTGTCCCGCGCAGGCGGAACGCGCGGTCGTCCACTACGCCAGCCGAGGCGGTCTCGACATCGAAGGACTCGGTGAGGAGTCCGTCGAGCAACTGCGCGAGGCGGGGCTGGTTGAGACGCTCCCGGACCTGTACCGACTGTCCGACCGCCGCGAGGAACTGGCGGAGTTGGAGGGGTGGGGTGAGACGAGTGCAGGCAACCTGATTCGAGAGATTGAATCGAGTACGGAGCCCGAACTGGCCGAGTTCCTCGCCGCACTCGGCATCCACGAGGTCGGCGCGGCGACCGCGCGGAACCTCGCGCGCCACTTCGGCACGTTCGACGCGGTGCGGAACGCCAGCGAGTCCGAACTGGTGGAGGTGGACGACATCGGCGAGACGGTCGCGCGCACCGTCCGCGACTTTTTCGAGACCGAACAGAACGCCCGCGTCATCGACGACCTCCTGCAGTACGTCGACCCACAGGCCGACGAGACCGACACCGGCGACGCCCTCGACGGGCTAACCTTCGTGTTCACGGGGTCGCTCTCTACGTCGAGAAGCGTCGCGCAAGACCTCGTAGAAACGCACGGCGCGAACGCCACGTCGTCCGTCTCCGGCAACACCGACTACCTCGTCGTCGGCGACTCGCCGGGGACGAGCAAGCGCGAGGACGCCGACGCGAACGACGTGCCGGAACTGGACGAGGCGGCGTTCGCGGGGTTGCTGGCCGAGCGCGGTATCGACTGGCCGCCCGAAGCCGAGGAGTGAGAAGGAGACGACAGCGCGGCGAGCGAGTTTACAGGTCGGCCGCCTCGAACCGCCACAGCCCCAGCAGCGGCGGGACGAGCATCCACGCGACGAGCATCGCCATCGCGGCGATCTCCATATCGAGCGCGTAGCGCCCGGCGGCCTCCGTCCCGGCCTGTCCCGCGGCGAAGAGGTAGCCGCCGACGAACTCGCCGGCGACGATCTTGAACGAGCCAGTCGGGTTGACCAAGCGGAGCACTTGGAGCAGTTCCCCGCCCGAGATGGGGAGCCAACTTGGGCCGCCGCCCGTGCCGAGATACAGGCGAAGCGGGAACTGGATTGCCCCCCACAGCGGAACGAACAGGAAGTACAGGCCGACCGCACCGCCGATGGCGAGGCGGTTCGACGACACCGCCGACGAGAAGCCGACGGCGATTGCGACGAACGCCGACGACAGCAGCAGCGTCAGCAGGATGTACCCGAAGTACGTCCCCACCTGTAGCGATAGCGGGCCGATGGCGGCGACGACGGCCGGGAGGACGAACCCCGCAGACACCGGCACCGCGATAGCGCCCGACCGGCCGAGCACTTTCCCGAACACCACGTCGGCGCGGGAGTGTGGTAGCGCGAGCAGGAGTTTCAGCGATCCCGATTCACGCTCGCCGACGACCGCGTTGTACGAGACGACCAACGCGATGAGCGGGATGAGTGTCGTGACGAGGGCGTCGCGGATGAACACCGACCCGAGGAGCGAACTCGTCGTCAGCGTCTGCCCCTGTCCGGGGCGGACGAGGTAGACGACGGCCGAGACGAGGAGGACGAAAAACGCCGTCAGCGCCAGCAGCCACCGCGAGCGGACGGCGTCCTGGAAATCCTTGCGGGCGACGGCTTCGAGGCTCATTCGCTCACCTCGGCGTTGACGGCGTCGTGGGCGGACGCTCCCGCCTCGCCGTCCTCGGCGTACGTGAGGAACAGGTCTTCGAGACTCGCCTCCTGCGTGGAGAAGTCTTTCACCGTGACGCCGGCGTCTTCGAGGGCGCCGATGACCTGTGTCTTGGCGTCGTCCGAACAGGAGACGGTGACGGTGCCACCGTCCGTCGCCGCCGAGGAGACGCCGGAGAGTGCTCGGACAGCCTCCAAGTCCTCTTCGCTGGCGGCGTCGACGGTGACGACGAGTTGCGCCTCGCCGCCGACGGCCTCGCGAAGCCCCTGGATGGAGTCTTCGGCGACGAGTTCGCCCTCGCGCATGATGCCGACGCGGTCACACACCGCCTCGACCTGCCCAAGGACGTGACTGGAGAAGAACACCGTCGCGCCGCGGTCAGCCTCGCCGCGCACGATTTCGCGCATCTCTTTCGCGCCGGCGGGGTCGAGTCCCGAGGAGGGTTCGTCGAGGACGAGCAAGTCGGGGTCGCCCACGAGCGCCATTCCCAACACGAGTCGCTGGCGCATCCCCTTCGAGTAGCCACCTGCACGGCGGTCGGCGGCGTCGGCGATACCGACCCGTTCCAACATCGCGTCGGGGTCGCCCTCGACGTCCTTCGACCGCATCGCGAACTCAATGTGCTTGCGGCCGGTGAGTCGGTCGTACACGTCGTACCCCTCGGGAAGGACACCCGTGTGACGGCGCACCTCGACGGACTCCGCCTGTGCGTCCCGCGAGAGCACGCGCACGGTGCCACTCGTCGGACGGACGAAGTCGAGGAGCATATTGATCGTCGTCGACTTGCCCGCGCCGTTGGGGCCAAGGAAGCCGAACACCTCGCCCTCTTCGACTGTCAAGTCGAGGTCGCGGACGGCGGTGACGTCGCCGTATCGCTTCGTGACGCCCTCCAACTCGATGGCGGCCATATACGGCCCGATACCGCCGGTCCCCGCTTTAGACTTTGGGAGTCTCGCCCGACGACGGCGAACGTTGCCGTGACTGTCGTGCATAACCGTGTTCCAGAATATGACTTCGATACATGAGCGACGACGACACCCCGCAGTCGTCACGGGGGGGCGACCGCGGTCGAGGCGGCGAGTGGGGAGCGCGAACGCGGGCGCTCCACTCGGGGTGGGCCGGCGACCCGGCGACGGGTGCGCGGGCACCGCCGATCTATCAGACGACCTCGTACGCGTTCCCCGATGCCGACACGGCTGCCGATCTGTACGCCCTCGACCGCGAGGGCGACGTGTACAGTCGCATCTCCAACCCGACGACCAGAGTGTTGGAGAAGCGCCTCGCCGACCTGGAGGGCGGCGTCGACGCGGTCGCGACCGCCTCGGGGATGGCCGCCCTCGACACCGCGACGAGTCTGCTCGCGAGTGCGGGCGAGAACGTCGTCGCCAGCGCCGAGATGTACGGGGGGACGAGCACGTATCTCGCGCGGATGGCTTCCCGGCGCGGCGTGGACCTGCGGACCGTCGAGACGACCGACTACGCCGCGTACGAGGAGGCGGTCGACGACGACACCGCCTACGTCCACGTCGAGACGCTGGCGAACCCGTCGCTCGTGACGCCCGACCTCGAACGGGTCGCCGCCATCGCCCACGACCACGCGGTTCCGCTCGTCGTCGACAACACCTTCGCGACGCCGGCGCTGTGCAATCCGATCG harbors:
- a CDS encoding ABC transporter ATP-binding protein is translated as MAAIELEGVTKRYGDVTAVRDLDLTVEEGEVFGFLGPNGAGKSTTINMLLDFVRPTSGTVRVLSRDAQAESVEVRRHTGVLPEGYDVYDRLTGRKHIEFAMRSKDVEGDPDAMLERVGIADAADRRAGGYSKGMRQRLVLGMALVGDPDLLVLDEPSSGLDPAGAKEMREIVRGEADRGATVFFSSHVLGQVEAVCDRVGIMREGELVAEDSIQGLREAVGGEAQLVVTVDAASEEDLEAVRALSGVSSAATDGGTVTVSCSDDAKTQVIGALEDAGVTVKDFSTQEASLEDLFLTYAEDGEAGASAHDAVNAEVSE
- a CDS encoding ABC transporter permease, with the protein product MSLEAVARKDFQDAVRSRWLLALTAFFVLLVSAVVYLVRPGQGQTLTTSSLLGSVFIRDALVTTLIPLIALVVSYNAVVGERESGSLKLLLALPHSRADVVFGKVLGRSGAIAVPVSAGFVLPAVVAAIGPLSLQVGTYFGYILLTLLLSSAFVAIAVGFSSAVSSNRLAIGGAVGLYFLFVPLWGAIQFPLRLYLGTGGGPSWLPISGGELLQVLRLVNPTGSFKIVAGEFVGGYLFAAGQAGTEAAGRYALDMEIAAMAMLVAWMLVPPLLGLWRFEAADL
- the ligA gene encoding NAD-dependent DNA ligase LigA, which encodes MSTPAEVDADDLRYADPDNPYLVDPDTEFTPVKDFDADAAADEADLLRAAIREHDHRYYARSDPLIADRTYDALFARLEELEDAFDLAADDSPTRRVGGGTLDELGTVEHAAPMLSIDQSGEAEDVREFDRRVRRELARGGDGESAEVVDDVDYSCEPKFDGLSVEVVYEDGRYVQAATRGDGRTGDDVTEQVRTISSVPERLAGDPPATLAVRGEVFIPRDAFQEHNRERVEEGKEPFANPRNAAAGTLRQLDLDAVADRPLDCFFYDVLGWDADAGGPDHPDTHLAELDALRSFGLHVNDRAELAADIEAAIDYRDRLLAEREDLNYEIDGTVIKVNDRAACERLGTKSRSYRWAFAYKFPARHEVTTVEDIVVQVGRTGRLTPVALLDPVDVGGVTVSRATLHNPDEIASLGVNVGDEVRVKRAGDVIPQVAEVVESHSDTAYEFPGECPVCGSEVERDGPLAFCPNGLACPAQAERAVVHYASRGGLDIEGLGEESVEQLREAGLVETLPDLYRLSDRREELAELEGWGETSAGNLIREIESSTEPELAEFLAALGIHEVGAATARNLARHFGTFDAVRNASESELVEVDDIGETVARTVRDFFETEQNARVIDDLLQYVDPQADETDTGDALDGLTFVFTGSLSTSRSVAQDLVETHGANATSSVSGNTDYLVVGDSPGTSKREDADANDVPELDEAAFAGLLAERGIDWPPEAEE